The genomic window CAATAATCCTTTTACCACTAATAGGTCCAATACCTGGTACCTTTAGTAAATCCCTTAAAGGTGCTTTATTGATCTCTATTGGAAATAAATGAAGGTTTTTTAAAGCAAAAGCTAACTTAGGGTCTAGATTATCTGGTAAAAAGCCCTTTTCAAAGGGTAAGTCCTCTAATTTAAAACCGTATAACCGAAGGAGAAAGTCACTTTGGTAAAGGCGGTTTTCCCTAGTTAAAGGGGTCTGTTTTTCCTTTTCTAAAGGGGTGTTAATAATTGGAGTAAAGGCGGAAAAATAGGCCCTTTTAATACCGTAGTTTTGGTATAAATTATTTACCCGGGCTAATATGTCAAAATCCCTTTCTCCAGCAGCTCCTACAATAAATTGGGTGGATTGGGAGGAATTATATTTAGATAAATATTTTTTTATAGTAGCCATAGGTGATAAAATGTCTTTTTCAAAGGATTTTAATTTACTTAACTTAGAAAGATAGGTTTCATCGGGAGTTTCACAGTTTATTGAAACCCTATTTGCCAATTTACAAGCAGTTTCAATGTGTTCATCTTTAGCACCGGGAAGGATTTTTAAGTGGATGTAACCATTATATTGATATTTATAACGGAGAATTTCTATTGTTTTTATTAATTCATCCATAGTAGTATGGGTATCTTTCTTTATCCCTGAGCTTAAAAAAAGACCTTCTACATAATTTCTCTTATAAAATTCCATGAAAACCTTTGCTAATTCCTCGGGGGAAAAACTTGTCCTTTGAATATCTCTATCCTTTCTATTAGGACAATATGCGCAATCCTTTTGACAATAATTAGTTAATAAGACCTTTAGCAGGGATATACAACGGCCATCGGGGGTAAAGGAATGGCAAACTCCATGAACTGTCGTCCTCCCTAGTCCAGATGGAGCAAATTTTTTGCTATTGGGAGTGGAAGTTGAAGCACAGACATCGTATTTGGCAGCAGTTCCTAAAATAATCAGTTTTTGAAAACTATCCATAATAAATACCCCCTTTCTATTTAAAGGTAATTTTCTTTTAATAAGTTTATAGGAATAATTAATTAAATTATATAAGAAAAAGAAATATAAATCAAACATTTGTTCTTAAATTCCCTTGA from Anaerobranca gottschalkii DSM 13577 includes these protein-coding regions:
- a CDS encoding putative DNA modification/repair radical SAM protein; translated protein: MDSFQKLIILGTAAKYDVCASTSTPNSKKFAPSGLGRTTVHGVCHSFTPDGRCISLLKVLLTNYCQKDCAYCPNRKDRDIQRTSFSPEELAKVFMEFYKRNYVEGLFLSSGIKKDTHTTMDELIKTIEILRYKYQYNGYIHLKILPGAKDEHIETACKLANRVSINCETPDETYLSKLSKLKSFEKDILSPMATIKKYLSKYNSSQSTQFIVGAAGERDFDILARVNNLYQNYGIKRAYFSAFTPIINTPLEKEKQTPLTRENRLYQSDFLLRLYGFKLEDLPFEKGFLPDNLDPKLAFALKNLHLFPIEINKAPLRDLLKVPGIGPISGKRIIALRREFTITNPQMLKNLGVVLKRALPFLTFQGKCYGDIDSLACNKTEPIQLSWDFGEGDSE